In one Trichlorobacter lovleyi SZ genomic region, the following are encoded:
- a CDS encoding cytochrome c3 family protein, giving the protein MHAVKQKMILGITGILMMLVSNVCFGAGIPDKVSIGSIQKYYAPVSFNHAAHINRLKDCGLCHHHTTGAQVTDPNCARCHKNSGAQPVVSCKGCHVADPFTPEALKQQRDQQPPVYHRDKPGLKAAYHISCLGCHQKMNGPTGCQDCHKRNDGGDAIFKSGKHAPKAPAKPKTAHH; this is encoded by the coding sequence TGCTGGTGTCCAACGTCTGCTTTGGCGCCGGTATCCCGGACAAGGTCAGCATCGGTTCAATTCAGAAGTACTACGCACCGGTCAGTTTTAACCATGCAGCACACATCAACAGGCTGAAAGACTGCGGCCTCTGTCACCACCACACCACCGGTGCCCAGGTAACCGATCCTAACTGTGCCCGCTGTCACAAAAACAGTGGCGCCCAACCGGTGGTCAGCTGCAAGGGCTGCCACGTTGCAGATCCATTTACCCCTGAAGCACTCAAACAGCAGCGCGATCAGCAACCACCGGTTTACCATCGCGACAAGCCGGGCCTCAAGGCCGCCTACCATATCAGCTGCCTGGGTTGCCACCAGAAGATGAACGGCCCCACCGGCTGTCAGGACTGCCACAAACGCAATGACGGCGGAGATGCCATCTTCAAGTCCGGCAAACATGCCCCCAAGGCGCCTGCCAAACCAAAGACAGCACACCACTGA
- a CDS encoding 4Fe-4S dicluster domain-containing protein, whose product MIERRDFLKGCLACGVTAATVSVASGKAMAAGSFEGYPDAMGVLVDLTRCVGCRSCEAACNAEQKLPEPDLPFDDMSVFKDKRRTTEKAYTIVNEYKVADKDTLYRKIQCNHCTEPACLSSCFVNAYTKTKEGAVIYNAKVCVGCRNCMIACPFNIPAYSYSSPLNPLVKKCIFCYDTRLKDGKPPACVEICPQQVMTFGRRADLIKLGHDRIQANPGKYVDKLYGEKAVGGTSWMYLSSVDFDKVGMDGHIQNEPIISNVKDFLGFVPMVLSIWPALFTGVHLLATKNKDGHHDHEEGDHQ is encoded by the coding sequence ATGATTGAACGTCGAGATTTTCTGAAAGGGTGCCTGGCCTGCGGTGTGACCGCTGCGACCGTAAGCGTTGCCAGTGGCAAGGCGATGGCTGCCGGTTCATTTGAAGGATACCCGGATGCTATGGGGGTGCTGGTTGACCTGACCCGTTGTGTAGGCTGCCGTAGTTGTGAGGCTGCCTGCAATGCTGAACAGAAACTGCCGGAGCCGGATCTGCCATTTGATGACATGTCAGTATTCAAGGATAAGCGTCGTACAACAGAAAAGGCCTATACCATTGTCAACGAGTACAAAGTTGCCGACAAGGATACCCTGTACCGCAAGATTCAGTGTAACCACTGCACTGAGCCGGCCTGCCTCAGCTCCTGCTTTGTCAACGCCTACACCAAGACCAAGGAAGGCGCGGTTATCTACAACGCCAAGGTCTGCGTCGGCTGCCGTAACTGTATGATCGCCTGCCCCTTCAATATCCCGGCTTACAGCTACTCAAGCCCGCTGAACCCATTGGTTAAAAAATGCATCTTCTGTTACGACACCCGCCTGAAAGACGGCAAGCCTCCCGCATGTGTAGAAATCTGTCCTCAGCAGGTGATGACCTTTGGCCGCAGGGCAGACCTGATCAAGCTGGGTCATGACCGGATTCAGGCCAACCCCGGCAAATATGTGGACAAGTTATATGGTGAAAAGGCCGTTGGCGGCACCAGTTGGATGTACCTGAGCAGTGTTGATTTCGACAAGGTCGGTATGGACGGCCATATCCAGAATGAGCCGATCATCTCCAACGTCAAAGACTTCCTGGGATTCGTACCGATGGTACTTTCCATCTGGCCGGCCCTGTTCACCGGCGTACATCTGCTGGCGACCAAGAACAAGGATGGCCACCATGACCATGAGGAGGGAGATCACCAATGA